The following is a genomic window from Pseudothermotoga thermarum DSM 5069.
GGAAAAGGAAAAAATGCCTGTTTCGCAGGCTTTCCACAGTTTCAAGTATCACAGCCAAGGTGTTTAAGCTTATCAAGGTTATCATGAATTTGTCAAATGCATCAAGAAAGATCATGTCCTGATTGTCAATCGAAACAGCTTCAACTATTTCATAAACACGCTCTTTAATGGTTTTCTTCATAAAAATCACCTCGGTGTGTTAAACCAGCAAAATCAAAATATTGCGTTTTCACCAAAAACTTTTTGAAATTCATCTAAAACCTCAAAAAACTTTTCTTCTTTCAACCACTCTTCCCATCCCATCTTTTTATACACATCTTTCACAAGCCATGGATAGTTGAGTTTATCAAGTGTTACAGTATCAACAAGTTTTGCGAGTTTTTCTGCCAATCTTTTGGCGTTCATGGGCAAGACTGGCCCAACGAAAACTCCAACTTTTATGTCGTGTTGTTTTAAAATCTCAACCGCTTTTATCCTTTCTTCGATCGAACTTGCGCCAGGTTCAAGGATTCTTCTAACTTGATCTGAATCCGTCGTGATCGTGATGACAACCTCTGCATCTTTCAAAAGATCTAGATCTCTCAAAATCAACGTGGATTTAGTCATTATTCTAACATTGCGCCAGTGTAATTTCAGTATTTCAAGAACCTTTCTTGTTATTCCATACTTTTTTTCAGCATGTTGATAGGGATCGCAAATACTCGATAAAAAGAATCTTCCAAAAGCTTTTGGAAGATCTTTTTCCAAAATTTGTGGAAGATTAATCTTAACCCACACATCTTTTCCCCATCTTCCACCAGTTTGCTTGAAAGGACCGATGAATTGAGCATAACAATATCTACAGGCATGAGAACAACCAACGTACGGATTTACAACGTACTGGGCTATTGGAATCTTGGTTTTGCTAAAAGCCTGTTTACAAGTTGTTTCGTATATCAACTTTCACCACTCAATCAAAGCATACCAAAAGACAATCGGCGTTGAAAGTCAATTCCTGCTTGAAGGTCAGGTTTCCATTTGAAATATCGTAGATTATAAGTTTGTCACCCGTGGCAACAAGAAGTTTTTCATCAAAAATTGTCATAGCGTAAATTTTTCCACTCATGTCCAAATTGCTTATCCATTTGAAATTCTCAAGATCGAGCACGCTTAATTTTTTATCGTAGCCTGCTATGTACGCATAACGTCCATCGGTGATTATTGAGGCAACATCAGTTGATGAATATGCAACTTCTCCAACATAGTCCAGCGCAGAACCATTCCAGTTGTAGATTTTTATCCACTGGCGGCTTTTGCACACAAAAACATATGAAAGCGAAGCAAAGATGTAGGAAGGACCGTCCAAATTGGTTGGTTCACAAATTTGATCTAAATCGTCGACGGATAAAACCAACAGTTCGTTGTTATTGGTCAACACGTAGATATTTTCCGCAGCACTAATGCTTTTGATGCCTGTTAAATCTTTGCGAATATAACTGCCAGAGTTCAAGTTTAATTTGTAAATTCTTGAGGAAGATTGAACGAACACAAATTGATCGACAAAAAAGGCGTTGTTGCAGATTGAATCTTCATTTATCGAATAATATTCAGAAAATTTACTCAAAGTTGTTGAGTCGTATTTTTCAATCATTATTTTTGGTTGTCCAGATAGAACAACAAACAAATAATTACCAAGGCTACCGATTTTTCTCACCGACAATGGATCAGTGGAGATGGACGTTGAGCCATCTGTATCCAACATTCCGTTTTTGTCGTATTTCAATCTGTAGATCTTTCTTTCCTTTGTAAGTACAAAAACTCTTTTCGTGTCTCTAACTATCGTCACAGGCTCGGAAAAACCGCTGTGAAGGCCTGTCGAAGTTTTGGCATTAACGACGTATGTGTAACTTTCACCTTCAACAACGTTTACATCTATATGTTCGCATTCGGTGATAGGATCTTTGTTCAACTTCAGCCAAAGATCCCCTTCTTTTCTGTAAACATCATAGCAGGCAGCACCAGTGACGGTTTTCCAGCTTATCTTTATCCCCTCATCCAAGTTAAAAGCCTCGACGTCCGATACTGTTGGAAGCTTTTCAACTATTGCTTCGATTGTTACACCTCCAAAATCATCTATCAAAACTTTGAACCGGTTGACCCTACCAGGTTGTATCTCCAAACCATAAGGACCTTTTGTTAAGGCTGTTTCACCTTCCGATAGCAAATTCAACGACAAATTCCAAACGGCGCTCTTCAAATTTGAAAATTCAAAAGTCGCCGAACCATTTGTCAAAACTTTTTTGTTTGAGAAGGAAGATTCACCGCACTCTAAAAGAATCTCAACTTCATTCATCAAATTGGAAGTGGTTTGAACTTCTAAAGAAAGATCTCCAGGTGTAAGAGATAAAACTATGGTAACTTCAGAAACTTGGTTTTTCTTGATGGTTGCTTGATCAGTTCCCTGATAGATTACAAAACCATTCTTATCCATCAACTTTATCGAAATATTCCACAATCCTTCTTCAACACCTTGTACTACGATTTCACCTTTATCAAGTTCAAAATACCTTTCGACTTTCCTAGAGAGTTTTGTCAAGGTCAAGATACCGCTGACTGGTTCCTCAGATGGAATTGCTTTGATGTGTGGAAAAACAAATCTTATCACAAGAGTACTTGTGGTGGAAGTATCAAGGATCAAAAAACAACCGTTGAGCAGTAGCACACTTAAAGCCACCAAAATGGCTAGCTTCTTCAAGCTACACACCCCCACGGCGTTTGGAAGTATTTTTAGAGCAAAAACTATTTTCATTCTAGCAAAAATCAATGTTAAAATTCAACAAGGAGGTGGTAAATTGATAGCAATCGTTGGAAGCGCAAATGTGGATCTTGTTGTCAAAGTAAAAGATTTTACGAAGCCTGGAGAAACCCAAGTTTGCCTTTCTTTTGAACGGTTCAGCGGAGGAAAAGGTGCCAACCAAGCAGTGACTTGCAAAAAAATGGGTGCTGATGTCTACTTTCTAACCTGTACTGGTAACGATTCAAATGGCCAGTTCGTCAGAGAGAAACTTTTAGAAG
Proteins encoded in this region:
- a CDS encoding SPL family radical SAM protein, which encodes MIYETTCKQAFSKTKIPIAQYVVNPYVGCSHACRYCYAQFIGPFKQTGGRWGKDVWVKINLPQILEKDLPKAFGRFFLSSICDPYQHAEKKYGITRKVLEILKLHWRNVRIMTKSTLILRDLDLLKDAEVVITITTDSDQVRRILEPGASSIEERIKAVEILKQHDIKVGVFVGPVLPMNAKRLAEKLAKLVDTVTLDKLNYPWLVKDVYKKMGWEEWLKEEKFFEVLDEFQKVFGENAIF
- a CDS encoding LVIVD repeat-containing protein is translated as MKKLAILVALSVLLLNGCFLILDTSTTSTLVIRFVFPHIKAIPSEEPVSGILTLTKLSRKVERYFELDKGEIVVQGVEEGLWNISIKLMDKNGFVIYQGTDQATIKKNQVSEVTIVLSLTPGDLSLEVQTTSNLMNEVEILLECGESSFSNKKVLTNGSATFEFSNLKSAVWNLSLNLLSEGETALTKGPYGLEIQPGRVNRFKVLIDDFGGVTIEAIVEKLPTVSDVEAFNLDEGIKISWKTVTGAACYDVYRKEGDLWLKLNKDPITECEHIDVNVVEGESYTYVVNAKTSTGLHSGFSEPVTIVRDTKRVFVLTKERKIYRLKYDKNGMLDTDGSTSISTDPLSVRKIGSLGNYLFVVLSGQPKIMIEKYDSTTLSKFSEYYSINEDSICNNAFFVDQFVFVQSSSRIYKLNLNSGSYIRKDLTGIKSISAAENIYVLTNNNELLVLSVDDLDQICEPTNLDGPSYIFASLSYVFVCKSRQWIKIYNWNGSALDYVGEVAYSSTDVASIITDGRYAYIAGYDKKLSVLDLENFKWISNLDMSGKIYAMTIFDEKLLVATGDKLIIYDISNGNLTFKQELTFNADCLLVCFD